The Methanomassiliicoccales archaeon sequence GCTCTTGAGGTAGTCAGGATTGCGGCACCCCCGAGATCGTTCGGTCGAAGACTGGCCGAGGATTTTTTACAAATGGCAAGATCTTACTATGAAGATGCGGTTAACTTCAAGAATCAAGGGGACCTGGTCAACAGTTTCGCATGTGTTAATTATGCCCACGGATGGCTAGATTGCGGTGCACGCATCGGCCTCTTTGATGTCGGGGGAAATGATCAACTGTTCACACTCTATGAGTGAGAACTCCTAGTGGAATCTTGGATCGTCTACTTATTCAAAGATCATACGTTCAATCGTCAGCGATAACGCGGGGGCCGATCCAATCGATTCGTACACGATAGGTTTCTCCAAACTTCCCCAATTGCTTCTCGATCTCTTCTGCTTCTCCAGCAGCAAAAATCGAATTTCCCAACATAACCATGCTCGCTGGCCCTAAACCGTCAATGGCATCAAGCGCGTTCCTAACGCACTCTGACATAATCCCTGAACGCGATGCAAATTCCCTAGAAATCCTGAACAGATTAGACAATGTTGGACTTCTAGAGAATCTTTCGACGCACTCCTTTCCGATCACATTAATTCTCTCCCTCATCTCAAAGTCGTGGAGCACCCTCGCTGTCGGAATCGGGGGGCCAACGACGCCCAGCACAATTTCCGCATCCCCTGCGACTCTGTCAACAATTCCATACGGCGGCAGCCCTTCTACCCTTCTGAAGGTCGCGCCTCCCCTGGAGAGAGCGGATACGTCACCCAACCCCGTCCTGTGAACGATCTCCGCTTCATGGGCGACCTCAAGGGCCTTCTGGAAGGGTAAGTCCATCAGGGAGGCGACGGCGAGTGAAGCTGCCAGAGTTCCAGCAGCACTCATTCCAAATCCCTGTCCAACGGGGAGGTCGAGCGTTGTCTCGACTAGCACATCAAATTCTCTATCGAAGATCAACTTCGCAAGCGCTTGCCTTGTAACAGGCGCGTCATTCTTCTGTCCATTGATCCTGATCTCAATCCGTCCGCTGCCCCTCTTCATCTTTACGGTGCTTAAGGCTCCAAGGGAAATGCACAAACCCGCTCCTCTTGAGCCAGTGCGAAGGATCTCCTCGTGTTCGCATATCTGAAAGAAGCCAGTAATGTGTCCTGGGCAAAATGCGGTTGCCTTCATGTGATGTACCTCAGAACTTCATCCAAAATTCTGTGTGCAACTTCTTTCTTCGACCCCGCAACTGTGCATATCGTGCCCTTCTTCGTCATAATCGTGACCTTCGTCGTTCCCTTAGATACTTCTCTGAGATCATTTGCGACAATGCCGTCGAGTTCGAACTCAATCATTCGTGATCTTGCCCTTGCGACAAGCTCGTCGGCTGTGACACTAGATTCGGCCTTGAATCCAAAGAGCACGCATTTCTTTTTCCTGATCGATTCGAGAACCTTAGGTGCTCGCCTGAGGTGAAGGACAAGTTCCTCTTTGTCTGAAGGGATCTTTCCCTCAGTCTTTTCTACCGTATAGTCTGACAACGCGGCGGGTACGAGAACGATGTCCTGATCGATTTCTCCGACCATTTCCAATAGGTCTGCAAGTGTCTCAAATCTTTTTGTCCTTATGAATTCCGGTATCGTCACGCTAGAACGCCCCATCCAGAGTTCGACATCTGCAGATCTTTCGAAGGCTGCTAATGCAATCTGAACGGCTGTCTCTCCGGTTCCCCGATTCGTAATGATCCTCATGTCGTCTATAGGCTCTGCGGATGAACCACCAATTATCAGGATCCGTTTGCCGAGAAAATCCCTCGGGCCGAGTCTTCTTATTACCCTCTCTGTGATCTCCTCGACGCTCGCCAATTTAGCCTTTTTTCCCTCGATATATGGATCGATGAACTCGATTCCATACTCGGTAAGCGTTTTAATGTTCTTCTGGACAATCGGGTGTCGGTACATCGATATATGCATAGCCGGTGCTATCATAATCGGAACACCAGAACCGACCGCAGTCGTGGCCATTGTCGTTACAGGGGTGTCATCAATGCCCGCGGCAATCTTCGAGATCGTATTAGCAGTGCACGGGGCTATCAAGAGCAAGTCCGCTCTATCAGGGAAATCACCGAGCAGCGACACATGTTCGACCTGTCCTCCTATATTAGTGATAACTGGCTGGCCTGTGGCAAATTCCATCGTATGTTGCGTAATGATCTTCAGTGACTCAGGTGTCATCACCGCTCGGACCTGCGCGCCGTGTCTGATGAGTTCCCTCGCAAGTTCTAATGACTCAACAGCCGCAATGCTGCCCGTGACGCCCAATATGATTTTCTTCCCTGCTAGAGATTTACTCTTCGTGCCCCAAATGCTCTCAGAAGGGTGCATGACGACACCATTAGGGAGTGAGACTTAAAGATTCTTTTTGATAAGATGTACGATTTCGCTGACAATCGCATCAATTGGTCTAGTTGCGTCGATTAGAACAAAGGAATCATCATCTTTCGCAATCATTCTGTAAAGTCTATCGACTTCTCTTAAAAATTCGAGACGCTCGAATTTTGTCTTTTCCGACCTTGCCCTCATCCTTTCAATGCCGACCTCCGGTGGGATCTGGAGGAAGAAGGTGAGGTCGGGCTTCCTGATAATAGGTTCATTGATGAGTCTGAGCCAATCAAGGGCACGTTCACCGATGATTGGAATCAGTGAAGCGCCCTGATACGCCAAGGTTGATGCATAATAGCGGTCAGAGAGGACAATTTTCCCAGAGTCGATCCAACTCTGGATATTCGCAGTGTGCGCAGATCTATCGGCGACAAATAGCAGCGCTTCGACAAAAGGGCCGAGGTTTTCGGCATATGCTCGCCTCACGGCGCTTCCTAGCCACGTATCTGTCGGCTCGGTGGTCAGAATGATCTCTCGTGTGGTCTCCGTACGGAGCAAACGGTAAACATTCGATGAAATTGTTGTTTTTCCAGAACCATCGATCCCCTCGAATACAAAAAACCGACCACGGCTGGCTAAATCTATCGACCTGATGTCTGCGATGGACTCTTCCCTTGTCACGGTCTGAAACGCTGTTGTCATCACTAGATAATTGTGATTCAGCGTTTAAAAGCTTCAGATTTCTATCTTAAAAATGATCTCAGTCCTTTGTTGGCTGATTTCCGCGTTTAAATCTCATCATCATACAACGAGAACTCCGTCATTTCTTCTATGCATCCTTGATAGTTCCGTTAAACCAACCATCACTATGGTTCTCAGATGCGCGCATGCCTTCCATGTTTAACCAAAGGCATTGCGTGTCATTTAACTCCCTATTTCATCCGGAAAAATTATCTTGAATTGAGAGAATATCGCCACACAGGAGGGGTGATTTTGAAAATTACAGATGTGAGGGTGATCACGATTGGGCAGAACGTTCCTCCAAATGGTTGTTCACGCGGAAGATCAATCACCTTTAGAGGGACTGCCCTCGTCGTGATCGACACTGACGAAGGCATTCAAGGCGTGGGAGAAGGATACGGCCCAGAGTACTATATCACAAGGACGATCGTTGAGAGAAAGTTCAAACCATGGCTCATTGGTCAAGATCCGCTTGACATCGAGAGACTGTGGCGAAAGATGCTGATGACGACTGTCTATTGGGATCAAAAGGGACAAGGTGTCGCCGCTGCGAGCGGCGTCGATATGGCCCTTTGGGATATTGCCGGGAAGTATTATGGTGTCCCAGTCTACAAACTGTTGGGCGGAGATGCAAGGGGCGGAGGCAGGATACAGGCCTACGCGAGCGATCTATTCTGGGATACTCCTGAAAAAATGGCGGCAACGGCGAAGCGGTATGCCAAGAAAGGATTCCCTTTGATCAAGACGCACCTCGGCAACGGTCTCCAAGAGGATGAAAAGCGCGTAAAGGCGATCACCGAGGCGATCGGCGACGCGCAGTTGATGGTTGATATGAACTGCGGTTATGGCCGCGTCGAGGCGCTCAAGGTTGGAAGGATGCTCGAGAAATATGGCGTTTACTGGTATGAAGAGCCTCTCTCTCCATATGATATCGATGGTTATGCGTGGCTGAAACAGAAACTGGACATCCCGATCGCGACTGGTGAGAACGAGTATACCAAATGGGGGTTCAAGGAGTTGTTTCTGAAGAATGCCGTAGATTTTGCCATGCCGGATATCATGAGGTGCGGCGGAATCACGGAGACAAAGAAAATTTGTGCGATGGCTGAAGCGTTCGAAGTCGTCTGTTCCCCCCATAACTACACAACTGGTGTGGGACTTGCCGCAACAATTCAACTCATCGCATGCACACCGAACTGCGACCTTCTCGAATTGGACATGACCGATTACGCGCTGTATCAGAGTCTACTGAAATCACCATTGGAAATTGACAATCATGGAAGGGTAAAGATCCCGAATGATCCCGGCCTTGGTGTCGAGTTGAAAGAGGACATCATCAAGAAATATTCGGTCGATTGAGCTGGATGAGAATACAAGTGATCAATCTACGACCGATCTATGTAACCTCGAGATACTAAGATGAGTTGAAATTAGATACTCCCAGATTCGAAGGAATTCGACATTGAGTCAAGTCACTGAAACCTAGAAAACTATTGTTTAGGTATTGAGGGCGTATCGTTAGGGAATTAATCCCCCTCAACCACTTCTTTTTTACTAATCACCAATGCCATATTCGAAACCCTATGACGGTCTGTCTCCAATGGCAGGAAGCAGGACAAAAGAGAAAATCAAAGTGACGTGTCCCTGGTCAACTTTGAAGTTGGTTTCAATACTATCTGGTTGTGTAGAAATACATCATCTGCGCGTTTCTGCCATAAGTTTCATATAAAACGTCGGAAGCCCCTCAATGTCTTTGACGTCCTTTTTTGCAATCTGTACCAGCCTGGTCCTGATCGAATCATCGAAGGGCACTCCATTGGCAATCAACGCGATGCGCAAGGCCTTACAGAGTTGGCCCCCTTTCCTGTCCCAGTCAGTGAGTATAATGGCGGATTTCCTGTTGTATGCGAGTTCCTCCGCGATATTGAAAATCGAGTTACCACCCTTGACCTGCCAGACTTCCCCTCCCACACCGAGCTCAATGAGTGCGTCTTTATCTTTTTGCCCCTCGACGAGGATCACCGTGTCCTCAGGTCTCTCCCTCAGATCCTCTAGAATCGATATGAGTTCCTCGAGCATTTCAACTTGATTTCTCATTTAAACCCTTCAATTTTGACTCAATACTCCGGAGATCGCCTCTCACAAGGGCGGTCTTCAATCGACTTCTATTTCCCTTCACGATTTCAACATCTGATTCAAAGAAATTAGATAGGAGGTTTTGCAGCTCTTCATTCGCTTTCCCTTGCTCAGGGGACGAAGTCACTTTTACGACGAGACGATTTCGCCACGGATCAACCCCATCGATCTTTGAAATTCTTGCGCCTGGCGAGACAATCAATTCTACAATGACGCCTCCAGGTACTTCCTTGGCGACGGCCTGAGTCTGCACGATTTTCTCATACCCCCTCCATTAAAAAATATTTGCGTTTGTTCCCGCGTTCTGATTTTTCAGATAAGCGGTAGACTATTCAATTATTTTAACTGATATATTAATATACTAGTTCTCTAAATCTACGGATTGATGCTCGCACTTGTTCAGGTAGAGATCATCGATGAAATCTCGAATAATTTGGACGGAATCTCTTTCAACCAATTGGTAAGGAGAATGAAATTGAAAGTATCACGGGTTACGCTCTTAAAGGAGTTGAGGTTACTCACCGCCAAAGGTTACGTGAAGGTCGAAAATGATCCAAGACATAAGCAACGGAAATTATTCCGCCTAGGCGAGGAATTGCATAGCGTCATTGGAGAGTTGAGGTCTATAGAACAGAAGATGCTGGACAATCCCATTCACCATCTCTCGGACTTCCTCTCGTTTTATGTCGAAAAAATTCGTGAATTGAAAGATGATTGGATGAAGGATTTTGTAAGGCACCGCTTGCGACACGGTCTCGAAAGAGCGCTTCGAAAAATGGAGGAAGTAGTATGATGCCAAAGATCGTTCTCACTTGCGATGAAACACTTACGAGCACCTATCGAAACATCCCTCTTCTGGACTTCTTTGGATGTGCCCCTGTCGAAAAGATTCCAAATGCTGTCTATCGTTTGCTCGATACCCAGCTCCCCCACAATAGCGGTGTTCTTTCGATCGCTCCCTATTCTTTGCGCAAGATCGAAGCTGCGCTTGTGAATGGAGGTTATCCGGAAACGGTCGTCGTTCATGCTCGTTTTGTAACACAGTTCATCAATCGGGAAACGCGCGTCGTCGGTGTTTCTGCGATGGATCCGTTAGGCCTGGGGCCAGTCTCATTGATGTTCACAAATGGAGGACGCCTGACATCCTACACGAAAAAGAAATTCCACGAGTTGATCCGAAGGCTTGTATCTTTTAGAAATTCAAAGAGGTATTCCTTCAAGATCGTTGTAGGTGGGCCAGGCGCATGGCAGCTTGTCGCCTCCGACGACTGGAGGGCAATGGGAATTGACCACATCGTTCTGGGAGAGGCAGATGCAGTTGCTGGAGAAATTATCAGGGACATTGAGATGGGAAATGCGAACGAGGTGATCAGGGTTGGTCGATTTCCATCGCCGGAGGAGATTCCACCAATCATCGGGCCTGCATACAAGGGAATGGTCGAGGTCATGAGAGGATGCGGAAGGAATTGCAGATATTGCGATCCAAATCTCCGTCGAATTAGACACATACCAGATGATGTAATGCGCAAGGAGATCGAGGTCAATCTTACGGCGGGGCTGACAACCGCCTGGCTTCATAGTGACGATATTTTTCTCTATAAATTGGAAGATCGAAAAGAATACCGTCCGAACAGTGACGAAGTTGTCCGTCTTTTCGAAAAGGTGATGTCCATCCCTGGAGTCAAATTTTCAAATCCGACGCACGGTACAATCGCTCCAGTAGTCGCGGATCCATCGATGGTACAGAGAATTACCGAGGTGGTTAGGGCTGGCCCTTCTAAATGGATTGGAATTCAGATGGGCCTCGAAACAGCCTCTCCCTCCCTGATCGGAAAATACATGGAAGGCAAGGTGAAACCATTTAGTCCTTCAGAATGGCCAGAACTCGTTGTGAGGGGGACACAGATCCTAAATGAAAACTATTGGTTCCCTGCTTATACGGCAATTATCGGTCTACCTGGCGAAACAAGAGAAGACCTCCTGGATACGGCACGACTTATCGTGACGATGGAGGCGGTTCTGCGGGATCGCATTGGTAACAAGGCACACTTCACGGTCACACCTCTTTCCTTTGTGCCCGCAGGATCCTTGAAAGATGGGAAGGCCTTCGATATCGAGGAGCAAATGACGGAGGAGGGGTATCTCCTGATCTATCATTCTTGGAAGCATCTTATTAAAGAACTCTCATCATTTATTCCGAACGGGGGCGCCGATATGAAGTTGATGACATTCTATCCAATCGCGCGTGTAGGGCTCTTTGTAATTCTCGATTTCATGAGGCGCTGGGGAATTCGAATGGGATACGACCCTGATCGGCGGCTCGAACCACTTGACGTAAGGTTAGCTGCATCCTGAGATTCTGATGAAGGCTATGGACCAATTGATGGTGGGTGGTAGGTCACACCTCTCGTTATAACCAGTGTTAGTTGTCCACGTCATTAGACAACAATCAAATACTCTCTCTCGAATTTGTTTATGATGTCCTCGCCTTCTGAGCCTTTGAACTTCGACGAAGTCACGGAGGTCTATCGCAGGGAACAGAGAACCAAGAATGTGACGGAGATCAGAAGAGATTTCTATCCGGCATTAAGGGACCTCGTCGATAGGATCAGAAAGGAAGGCGAAAGAGAGATGGCAATAGATCAATTCTCAACAAAAGCAACGATCCTTCATAATCGGCTGAAGAAGATATGTGAGAAGGCGGTCCAGATCTTTGATTTTCGTATCGAAAAGATCATATTGGCAGCGTTGAGGGCTGCTAGCGGATCGAAAGTCGATCTTGAGCGTCTGACACCAGAGGAGCGCGAATTTTATGATAGAGTATATGCACTCATTATCGAGTACCGCTCCATCCTTATCGGAACTGAAAAGCATCTCAGGGGCGGAATGGCGGCGGCACCTCAGGAAATATCCTCCATGCCCAATCTACCTGAGGATCAGATAAGAAGAGAAGAGATCGCCACAAGAAGAATTTTCGAGGACTCCTTGGCAAAACAACCAGAGTCGGAAGAAGCGAGGCCATTTCGAGCTATTGTTGGGGCAGGTTCTGCAGATGTGTCTAAAATCAGTGAGCCCGAGTCCAGTGCAGAGTCTGATAGGTCGATTTCCACAACTCCCCCAATTCAACAAGATCGGATAATCCTTAGGATATTAGAGGATCTTCCGACGTTCGCTGGGCCGTCAAGAAATTACTGCCTGAGGAAGGAGGATGTCGTCATTTTGCCTGCCTCAATCGCGAAGGTACTTCTCGCCAAAGGAAAAGCAGTCGAGATAAAACCGCGACTCATAAATTAATCGACATGCATGCTCTTAACATCCCCTGGGTTTTCGATACAACCGATCATTCCAGGATCACACCCAAGTTCGTTGGCAACAGTCCTTTTTGCGATCTCTGGTGTGTTATTAATGCGACTGAGATGGGCGAGGAAGATCATGCGATGTGAATTCCGCGTGACTTTGAGGGCGCGCGCACAATCCCCGTTCGATAGATGCCCCTTTTCGCTCAAAATCCAGCGCTTTAGGGACTGCGGGTAGGGTCCCGAGACCAGCATATGGACGTCGTGATTTGATTCAAGCATCACAAAATCTGCATCGCTCATTGCGGAAAGAATAGGGGGGGTGACCTTTCCAAGGTCTGTAGCGATCACCAATTTCTTAGACTCAGTAGTGATCTGGAACGCCACAGGATCAGCAGCACGGTGGGACGTTGGTAGAGCTTCAATCTTAACGGACCCGATCGAAAAAGGGATCGTGTCCTCGAAAACGATGAAATTCTCTTTCCCATCAAGACCTAACGCGGCCAGTGTTTGAAGATTTCCAGCGATCGGAATGTTGTGCTTCTTCGAAATCGCTGGGGCATGTCTTGAATGATCGACGTGCTCGTGGGTCAGTAGGATCGCGTCGATCTCCGAGATATCTATGCCGAATGTTCCGAGAGACTTTTTTGTTTGCTTTAAGCTGAGGCCCGCATCGATCATCAATGTTGTGTCCCTCGTAACAATAACAGTGCAATTGGCATCACTGCCACTTGCAAGTACATGAACCTTGATACCAGAGTTTCCCGTAGAGCGCACCCCAGTGGCTATATGTATTATCCTAAGAAAAAAATGGCGGTTCTACTCTTTGTATACTTGAAAAGAGCGATTAGGTCATGCCTTTGAGAACTTATCCTTGTACAGTGCCCAAATGATATCCCCTTTTGTTACTATACCAACGAGCTTTCCGTGCTCGACAACTGGCATTCTGTTAACATCCTTTTTCATCATGATGTCGATCGCATCCATGATTTCTGTGTCAGGCGTCACGGTAACGACATCCTTTGTCATAATCTCTGATACTTTCTTACTGGAAATCTCGTTGTAGATTTTGGCCAACTTCTCATCTTTCAAAATGTCTTCAAATGGAACGGACAGGAAAGATACGGAAGGGTGCTTCCGACGGATTTCTTCTTGAAGATTCTTCACAAACGCAAGGATATCAGTCTCGCTCAAAACACCAATCAGTTTCCCCTCGTTATCTACAACGGGGGCGCCAGAAATCCCATTGATCGCGAAACTTATAGTAGCATCATGTAAGGTCGCATCTCCTTTAATTGTGACGACTGTCGTCGTCATCACGTCGCGAACGCGTAGATCAGGCATGAGTTGTCAATAATCCACAATTGTCTTAAGTGTTTTCTTTTGATAAGTCCCAGAGCAGAGGCTCGTGATCCTCTTGAATCAAATTCCACATGAGCATCATGAGGAAGTCCCTCTTTTTTTCGATGTTTACCAGTCGTTATCTTAGAATTCCCTCGTCACGATTTTTTCGATATCTTTATTTATGCCAACCATATATGCCCGCTCGGGGCCCGTAGCTCAGCTAGGTAGAGCAATCGGCTCTTAACCGATGGGTCGAGGGTTCGAAAGATTCTCATTGAATCCGAACATCCCTCCGGGCCCGCTTTCTACGGTGGCCGAGATGCGGAATATATACTTTATCGGAACGGCTGGTAGCGGAAAAAGTACATTGACGTACGCTTTTCACGATTGGCTGGAGCTTCAGGGGATCGATTCAATCGTTGTGAATCTTGATCCAGGTGCGGAGGCAGTCCCATATACACCAGATGTTGACATACGGGACTGGATCCGTCTCAATGAAATCATGAATGAATATGGATTGGGGCCCAATGGTGCGCAGATTGTCTGTGCTGATCTGATCGCGCTCAATGTGAAAGAAGTCGTCTCGACAGTTGAGGAATTCAGAACAAATTATGTGCTCATTGACACACCTGGCCAGATGGAATTATTCGCCTTTAGGCAATCAAGCATGGTCGTAGTTGATGAGTTCGGCAGGGAGGATTCATTCCTCGTCTTCCTCTCGGATCCGCAGCTTGCAAAAACCCCCTCTGGCTTTGTGTCTGATCTGATGCTCTGCGCGATAACGCATTTCAGGTTTGCGATCCCAATTTTAAACGTGCTTTCAAAGATTGATACCCTTACTGAGGAGGAACTCGAGACAATTATGAACTGGTCGAGAGATCCCTATGCGCTGAACAATGCGCTTGGGGAAGCGCACGGAGTGACACAGAGCTTGCTGAGTCTAGAGCTTTTCAAAGCCCTTGAGAATATTGGCATGTACAAGGAGCTCATTCCAGTGTCTGCGGAGATGCCGTACGGAATGGAAGACATCTATAATGCGATCCAACAGTATTTCGCTGGTGGGGAAGATCTGACGAAGGATTGAGGATGAAAAGTCATCTGCACTCAAGGACGAGTTCTTCCTCTTCGCCTGATACCATCTCCAACCGCGCCCTTACTCTGCCGTTTTCATAGAGAATGTGAGCCTTCTTCAGAAGGGATTCGTAGGCCGCAATGTATTTGCCGTCGGCCGACAGCTTCTTCTCTTTACATCGCAGCAGTCCGTTTTTCTGCAGCATCCGTATTCTACGGTAGCATGCCGCGATTGGGATATTCATCTGCCTGCTCAATTCGATTGCAGTTCTGGGCTCCTCAAGCGTCGCAGATAAGATTTTGACGCAATACTCATCCATGATAATCCTGGAAGCCTCTAGCGCATGCATCAAGTACGCGATTTTGTAGCTCATA is a genomic window containing:
- a CDS encoding CBS domain-containing protein, producing MPDLRVRDVMTTTVVTIKGDATLHDATISFAINGISGAPVVDNEGKLIGVLSETDILAFVKNLQEEIRRKHPSVSFLSVPFEDILKDEKLAKIYNEISSKKVSEIMTKDVVTVTPDTEIMDAIDIMMKKDVNRMPVVEHGKLVGIVTKGDIIWALYKDKFSKA
- a CDS encoding mandelate racemase/muconate lactonizing enzyme family protein — translated: MKITDVRVITIGQNVPPNGCSRGRSITFRGTALVVIDTDEGIQGVGEGYGPEYYITRTIVERKFKPWLIGQDPLDIERLWRKMLMTTVYWDQKGQGVAAASGVDMALWDIAGKYYGVPVYKLLGGDARGGGRIQAYASDLFWDTPEKMAATAKRYAKKGFPLIKTHLGNGLQEDEKRVKAITEAIGDAQLMVDMNCGYGRVEALKVGRMLEKYGVYWYEEPLSPYDIDGYAWLKQKLDIPIATGENEYTKWGFKELFLKNAVDFAMPDIMRCGGITETKKICAMAEAFEVVCSPHNYTTGVGLAATIQLIACTPNCDLLELDMTDYALYQSLLKSPLEIDNHGRVKIPNDPGLGVELKEDIIKKYSVD
- a CDS encoding ATP/GTP-binding protein produces the protein MRNIYFIGTAGSGKSTLTYAFHDWLELQGIDSIVVNLDPGAEAVPYTPDVDIRDWIRLNEIMNEYGLGPNGAQIVCADLIALNVKEVVSTVEEFRTNYVLIDTPGQMELFAFRQSSMVVVDEFGREDSFLVFLSDPQLAKTPSGFVSDLMLCAITHFRFAIPILNVLSKIDTLTEEELETIMNWSRDPYALNNALGEAHGVTQSLLSLELFKALENIGMYKELIPVSAEMPYGMEDIYNAIQQYFAGGEDLTKD
- the coaBC gene encoding bifunctional phosphopantothenoylcysteine decarboxylase/phosphopantothenate--cysteine ligase CoaBC, producing the protein MHPSESIWGTKSKSLAGKKIILGVTGSIAAVESLELARELIRHGAQVRAVMTPESLKIITQHTMEFATGQPVITNIGGQVEHVSLLGDFPDRADLLLIAPCTANTISKIAAGIDDTPVTTMATTAVGSGVPIMIAPAMHISMYRHPIVQKNIKTLTEYGIEFIDPYIEGKKAKLASVEEITERVIRRLGPRDFLGKRILIIGGSSAEPIDDMRIITNRGTGETAVQIALAAFERSADVELWMGRSSVTIPEFIRTKRFETLADLLEMVGEIDQDIVLVPAALSDYTVEKTEGKIPSDKEELVLHLRRAPKVLESIRKKKCVLFGFKAESSVTADELVARARSRMIEFELDGIVANDLREVSKGTTKVTIMTKKGTICTVAGSKKEVAHRILDEVLRYIT
- a CDS encoding pantoate kinase, with protein sequence MKATAFCPGHITGFFQICEHEEILRTGSRGAGLCISLGALSTVKMKRGSGRIEIRINGQKNDAPVTRQALAKLIFDREFDVLVETTLDLPVGQGFGMSAAGTLAASLAVASLMDLPFQKALEVAHEAEIVHRTGLGDVSALSRGGATFRRVEGLPPYGIVDRVAGDAEIVLGVVGPPIPTARVLHDFEMRERINVIGKECVERFSRSPTLSNLFRISREFASRSGIMSECVRNALDAIDGLGPASMVMLGNSIFAAGEAEEIEKQLGKFGETYRVRIDWIGPRVIADD
- a CDS encoding helix-turn-helix domain-containing protein, which translates into the protein MLALVQVEIIDEISNNLDGISFNQLVRRMKLKVSRVTLLKELRLLTAKGYVKVENDPRHKQRKLFRLGEELHSVIGELRSIEQKMLDNPIHHLSDFLSFYVEKIRELKDDWMKDFVRHRLRHGLERALRKMEEVV
- a CDS encoding MBL fold metallo-hydrolase; its protein translation is MRSTGNSGIKVHVLASGSDANCTVIVTRDTTLMIDAGLSLKQTKKSLGTFGIDISEIDAILLTHEHVDHSRHAPAISKKHNIPIAGNLQTLAALGLDGKENFIVFEDTIPFSIGSVKIEALPTSHRAADPVAFQITTESKKLVIATDLGKVTPPILSAMSDADFVMLESNHDVHMLVSGPYPQSLKRWILSEKGHLSNGDCARALKVTRNSHRMIFLAHLSRINNTPEIAKRTVANELGCDPGMIGCIENPGDVKSMHVD
- a CDS encoding helix-turn-helix domain-containing protein, yielding MSYKIAYLMHALEASRIIMDEYCVKILSATLEEPRTAIELSRQMNIPIAACYRRIRMLQKNGLLRCKEKKLSADGKYIAAYESLLKKAHILYENGRVRARLEMVSGEEEELVLECR
- a CDS encoding DUF167 family protein produces the protein MQTQAVAKEVPGGVIVELIVSPGARISKIDGVDPWRNRLVVKVTSSPEQGKANEELQNLLSNFFESDVEIVKGNRSRLKTALVRGDLRSIESKLKGLNEKSS
- the tmk gene encoding dTMP kinase, which codes for MTTAFQTVTREESIADIRSIDLASRGRFFVFEGIDGSGKTTISSNVYRLLRTETTREIILTTEPTDTWLGSAVRRAYAENLGPFVEALLFVADRSAHTANIQSWIDSGKIVLSDRYYASTLAYQGASLIPIIGERALDWLRLINEPIIRKPDLTFFLQIPPEVGIERMRARSEKTKFERLEFLREVDRLYRMIAKDDDSFVLIDATRPIDAIVSEIVHLIKKNL
- a CDS encoding radical SAM protein, producing the protein MMPKIVLTCDETLTSTYRNIPLLDFFGCAPVEKIPNAVYRLLDTQLPHNSGVLSIAPYSLRKIEAALVNGGYPETVVVHARFVTQFINRETRVVGVSAMDPLGLGPVSLMFTNGGRLTSYTKKKFHELIRRLVSFRNSKRYSFKIVVGGPGAWQLVASDDWRAMGIDHIVLGEADAVAGEIIRDIEMGNANEVIRVGRFPSPEEIPPIIGPAYKGMVEVMRGCGRNCRYCDPNLRRIRHIPDDVMRKEIEVNLTAGLTTAWLHSDDIFLYKLEDRKEYRPNSDEVVRLFEKVMSIPGVKFSNPTHGTIAPVVADPSMVQRITEVVRAGPSKWIGIQMGLETASPSLIGKYMEGKVKPFSPSEWPELVVRGTQILNENYWFPAYTAIIGLPGETREDLLDTARLIVTMEAVLRDRIGNKAHFTVTPLSFVPAGSLKDGKAFDIEEQMTEEGYLLIYHSWKHLIKELSSFIPNGGADMKLMTFYPIARVGLFVILDFMRRWGIRMGYDPDRRLEPLDVRLAAS
- a CDS encoding DUF357 domain-containing protein, which gives rise to MRRNTIAEDHLNKYLETTKRALEVVRIAAPPRSFGRRLAEDFLQMARSYYEDAVNFKNQGDLVNSFACVNYAHGWLDCGARIGLFDVGGNDQLFTLYE